A portion of the Malania oleifera isolate guangnan ecotype guangnan chromosome 3, ASM2987363v1, whole genome shotgun sequence genome contains these proteins:
- the LOC131150729 gene encoding probable protein phosphatase 2C 59, which translates to MINCRKNRLLLLLFPVLVFLSFFVLIVESNNMGYLNSVLSSSSQIHADDSPVSGGGLSQNGKFSYGYASSPGKRSSMEDFYETRIDGVDGEIVGLFGVFDGHGGARAAEYVKQNLFSNLISHPKFISDTKSAIADAYNHTDSEFLKSDNNQNRDAGSTASTAILVGNRLLVANVGDSRAVICRGGNAIAVSRDHKPDQTDERQRIEDAGGFVMWAGTWRVGGVLAVSRAFGDRLLKQYVVADPEIQEEKVDSSLEFLILASDGLWDVVSNEEAVTMIKPIEDPEEAARRLMQEAYQRGSADNITCVVVRFLANQGGSSRNSSG; encoded by the exons ATGATCAACTGTAGGAAAAATCGGCTTCTGCTGCTCTTGTTCCCGGTGTTGGTGTTTCTATCTTTTTTCGTTTTGATTGTAGAAAGCAATAATATGGGCTATCTCAATTCAGTCTTGTCATCATCAAGCCAGATTCACGCTGATGATTCACCTGTTAGCGGTGGTGGCCTCAG TCAAAATGGGAAGTTCAGCTATGGATATGCAAGTTCTCCTGGGAAAAGGTCTTCAATGGAAGATTTTTATGAGACCAGAATTGATGGTGTTGATGGAGAGATAGTTGGTCTGTTTGGAGTATTTGACG GTCATGGAGGTGCTCGAGCTGCAGAATATGTTAAGCAAAACCTTTTCAGTAATTTGATAAGCCATCCAAAGTTCATTTCTGACACCAAATCAGCTATAG CTGATGCATACAACCATACAGACTCAGAATTTCTGAAATCAGATAATAATCAGAACAGAGATGCTGGATCAACTGCTTCCACTGCCATCCTTGTAGGCAATCGTTTGCTGGTTGCAAATGTTGGGGATTCCAGAGCTGTTATTTGTAGGGGCGGTAATG CCATTGCTGTTTCTCGAGATCACAAACCAGACCAAACAGATGAGCGTCAACGGATTGAGGATGCAGGGGGTTTTGTGATGTGGGCTG GAACTTGGAGAGTTGGAGGGGTTCTTGCTGTGTCTCGTGCATTTGGCGACAGGCTTTTGAAGCAGTATGTTGTTGCTGACCCAGAAATTCAG GAGGAAAAGGTTGATAGCTCCCTTGAGTTTCTTATCCTTGCAAGTGATGGGCTGTGGGATGTTGTCTCTAATGAG GAAGCAGTCACAATGATTAAACCAATTGAGGACCCAGAGGAGGCAGCGAGGAGGTTGATGCAGGAAGCATATCAGAGGGGCAGTGCAGATAATATTACATGCGTTGTGGTTCGGTTCCTGGCTAACCAAGGAGGTTCCTCTCGTAACAGCTCTGGATGA